A single genomic interval of Chitinophaga sp. 180180018-3 harbors:
- a CDS encoding LytTR family DNA-binding domain-containing protein, with protein MDNLKAIVVDDEEGAHLVLSHYLANVKMLTLAGSFYNAIEAMEYIYRHKVDIIFLDINMPGLSGMEMLETMSTRPHVILTTAYKEYALEGYQYEVVDYLVKPFDFKKFLSAIDKVLNRINLHRDKAISRSSADHLILKVNGDLIKIDFADILYLQSYGNYVKVFVQDGMYLCQSTTAEIEEKLPPHLFLRIHKSFIVSLGYIEKMSATHVWLGGSIQLPVGNTFKRKLQDYFGKKDYK; from the coding sequence ATGGATAACCTGAAAGCTATAGTCGTAGACGATGAGGAAGGTGCACACCTGGTACTTTCTCACTATCTCGCTAATGTAAAAATGTTGACTTTAGCCGGCTCATTCTATAATGCTATTGAAGCCATGGAATATATCTACCGGCACAAGGTAGACATTATTTTCCTCGATATCAATATGCCGGGATTATCAGGTATGGAAATGCTGGAAACGATGTCAACACGCCCCCACGTCATTCTCACTACAGCATATAAGGAGTATGCGCTGGAAGGATATCAATATGAGGTAGTGGACTACCTTGTAAAGCCATTTGATTTTAAGAAGTTCCTGTCGGCCATTGATAAGGTATTAAACAGGATCAATCTGCATAGAGATAAAGCTATATCCCGTTCATCTGCGGATCACCTCATATTAAAGGTCAATGGAGATTTAATAAAGATTGATTTCGCCGATATCCTCTACCTTCAAAGCTATGGTAATTATGTAAAAGTATTCGTACAGGATGGCATGTATCTGTGTCAGTCGACTACTGCTGAAATAGAGGAAAAACTGCCTCCTCATCTCTTCTTACGGATTCATAAGTCGTTTATCGTTTCCCTGGGTTATATTGAAAAAATGTCTGCCACTCATGTTTGGCTGGGGGGCAGCATACAATTGCCTGTTGGAAATACTTTCAAAAGGAAGCTACAGGATTATTTCGGGAAGAAGGATTATAAATAG
- a CDS encoding FecR domain-containing protein, protein MDNQQRQLLQKFLNGLCSKSEDQQVKQLLETAEGKTILSELMEERDQAAGLYEKPGANEQDLDGRVQYWKTQVYERMTPLKKNAITPVRRLRFLRYAAVWAGIVLTAGVAVWQVKKATTPQEIVYIKKENAKGVPVHYILPDSSSIYLAAGSSFSYAEDYPKSGRDIDLDGAAFFDVKRDEAHPFTIHTGEVQTRVLGTSFRVTAFAGEPMEVAVATGKVAVSAAEGKTELAMLTPGEKVSYDPATKKAEPGNIEIDALQQWKTGELVFDEEPLALVAKELKRRYGVTVVCRDGATAGYRVSGTFEATDSVETVLKMLSILGKFKYEVQDGNTYYLSKTKDMRQQ, encoded by the coding sequence ATGGATAACCAACAAAGGCAACTGTTACAAAAATTCCTGAACGGGCTTTGTTCCAAATCAGAAGACCAGCAGGTAAAGCAACTGCTGGAAACAGCGGAAGGAAAAACTATCCTGAGCGAACTGATGGAAGAACGTGACCAGGCAGCAGGCTTATACGAAAAGCCGGGTGCCAATGAACAGGATCTGGATGGCAGGGTACAGTATTGGAAAACACAGGTGTATGAACGTATGACACCTCTTAAAAAAAATGCCATCACTCCGGTCAGACGGCTGCGCTTTTTACGCTATGCCGCTGTTTGGGCAGGTATTGTACTTACAGCAGGTGTTGCCGTATGGCAAGTTAAAAAAGCAACTACCCCGCAGGAGATCGTTTATATCAAAAAGGAGAATGCCAAAGGGGTACCGGTGCACTACATTTTACCGGACAGCAGTAGCATCTACCTGGCCGCAGGAAGCAGTTTCAGTTATGCCGAAGATTATCCAAAATCGGGACGTGATATTGACCTGGACGGTGCTGCTTTCTTTGACGTAAAGCGGGATGAAGCGCATCCGTTTACCATCCATACCGGCGAAGTGCAAACCCGTGTATTGGGTACTTCTTTCCGGGTAACTGCCTTTGCAGGTGAACCGATGGAAGTAGCGGTGGCTACCGGGAAGGTTGCCGTGAGTGCAGCAGAAGGGAAAACGGAACTGGCCATGCTAACGCCCGGCGAAAAAGTGAGCTACGATCCGGCAACAAAAAAAGCGGAGCCGGGAAATATAGAGATAGATGCTTTGCAGCAATGGAAAACGGGCGAACTGGTATTTGATGAAGAGCCACTGGCACTGGTGGCAAAGGAACTGAAAAGACGTTATGGAGTCACGGTTGTGTGCCGTGACGGAGCAACGGCCGGTTATCGGGTAAGCGGAACCTTTGAAGCGACCGATTCCGTGGAAACAGTACTGAAAATGCTCAGCATTTTAGGCAAGTTTAAATATGAAGTGCAGGATGGAAATACCTATTATTTATCAAAAACAAAAGATATGCGGCAACAATAG
- a CDS encoding DUF5689 domain-containing protein produces MTKIKNAKFCLFWAAITLTGLMACKKDKQDTAPAQKVETVNMSITDLKAKSTSAAVTLTETGKLFKVKGIVISDKIGKNIDAKTAVIAQADNAAGIIVNFTAAHNLSLGDEVELGVSNQKLVQQNGEIILDGIPVDSAKTTATGKTVTPKQTTIADIISNKAAWDGTLVAVGEGLFTGTGKYHGTLTYTIGTTSIQSEIAGGAAFENTDYPGLTTGFTGIVRATKDGVLLNIRNTDDVKKPETFVYVEDFSGAKTGIYTGLGTIAADADIYDKLITTTLTNTYPNSPIFGTGWVRNNRKGVTAINRIKTITSGSNDPDASFTTAKNYYCALPTSTPFVFSDFSDPNGRFTAWEYFCTSIGLFRGAGEDDNLKGLKSITVVCAGSKMKIADFDPEGAVSKDATMTGFDPGKDGFAVNFGTNVGENLYAVNFKDQGVWQTVKFDSIADKLAALDKDGKGRRDLYITFSSAPSQRGTLFTNLNGEWELAVGTPVIIDKIIFEFTEKPFWAK; encoded by the coding sequence ATGACAAAAATTAAGAACGCAAAATTTTGCCTTTTTTGGGCCGCCATTACACTCACCGGCCTGATGGCCTGTAAGAAAGACAAACAAGATACTGCCCCGGCACAGAAGGTGGAAACAGTGAACATGAGCATTACAGACCTGAAGGCCAAAAGCACTTCAGCAGCTGTTACCCTGACTGAAACGGGAAAACTTTTTAAGGTAAAAGGTATCGTCATATCAGACAAAATTGGCAAAAACATTGATGCCAAAACCGCTGTAATTGCGCAGGCAGATAATGCTGCAGGTATCATCGTAAATTTTACAGCAGCACATAATCTCTCACTGGGCGATGAAGTGGAATTAGGTGTATCCAACCAAAAGCTCGTGCAGCAGAATGGAGAGATCATACTGGATGGTATTCCTGTGGACAGTGCCAAAACCACCGCTACAGGAAAGACCGTCACCCCAAAGCAAACAACTATTGCAGACATTATTAGTAACAAAGCTGCCTGGGATGGTACGTTGGTGGCTGTAGGCGAAGGACTGTTTACCGGAACAGGTAAATATCACGGTACACTTACCTACACCATTGGAACTACAAGCATTCAATCGGAAATCGCTGGTGGCGCGGCTTTTGAAAATACGGATTACCCGGGTCTGACCACTGGTTTCACAGGTATTGTCAGGGCAACTAAAGACGGTGTATTGTTAAATATCCGTAATACTGATGATGTTAAAAAGCCTGAAACATTTGTATATGTGGAGGACTTTTCAGGAGCTAAGACGGGAATATATACAGGTTTGGGAACTATAGCTGCCGATGCAGATATATATGACAAGCTGATAACAACTACATTGACCAATACTTATCCTAACTCTCCAATATTTGGCACTGGGTGGGTGAGAAACAACAGGAAGGGCGTAACGGCTATTAACAGGATCAAAACAATTACATCTGGCAGCAATGATCCCGATGCTTCTTTTACAACAGCTAAAAATTACTATTGTGCACTGCCAACATCAACACCCTTCGTTTTCTCCGATTTCAGTGACCCCAATGGCAGATTTACAGCATGGGAATATTTTTGTACCTCCATTGGTTTATTTCGGGGTGCAGGAGAGGATGATAATTTAAAAGGCTTAAAAAGCATTACCGTTGTTTGTGCCGGCAGCAAAATGAAAATCGCAGATTTTGATCCGGAAGGAGCGGTGTCAAAAGATGCTACAATGACGGGTTTTGATCCTGGTAAAGACGGTTTTGCTGTAAATTTTGGAACCAATGTGGGGGAAAACCTGTACGCCGTTAACTTCAAAGACCAGGGGGTCTGGCAAACGGTGAAATTTGATAGCATAGCGGATAAGCTGGCAGCATTGGATAAGGATGGGAAAGGCAGAAGAGATTTATACATCACTTTTAGCAGCGCTCCAAGCCAAAGAGGAACCTTATTTACGAACCTTAATGGTGAATGGGAGCTGGCAGTAGGTACCCCGGTGATTATTGACAAGATCATCTTTGAGTTTACAGAAAAGCCTTTTTGGGCAAAGTAA
- a CDS encoding TonB-dependent receptor: protein MQKVVQLLRFMRFIKHIPARTACMLLIFSSFLSLTAGAQDFQNSKVNLELKSVSLKEAFADIQKQSGIRFIYDQDIKKYDALKITQSVKDITVKRAVELILKGTNLQYVPEGSHVMISEKPMSKSPVSPNAAAGQGQGTGGLKGRIVEFETSQPLPGASVQIQELNKGTISDSTGYYRFTGIPAGRYTLKVSFVSYTTENQRIEVKVNRDEVYNARLQGNSQLGEVVITGTQKTRTPVAHTSERQVLEEVKQASIVVSAISSEQISKSADRNAAEVIQKIAGVSVADDKFVIVRGLNPRYNLTYLNDNVAPGTEIYSRAFALDLIPSRIIDKVLVYKSSGPETLADATGGVVKIYTKDAGNIKHFDVEFQVGYHDRTTFNKHFLTYNGGKSDWLGWDDGTRKLPSSVPGYDQLSLARLSPSDYSKTFGSTLSLKQTTALPNFQLTTNFYNSLKVAGKRIAVLTSFSYKNDWLRTNLYRQEGYPEVSSFTNDKTTVDDKNTQTAQLNLLQNFTLKLSDSSKIFFKNFLLQQGINNTISRISYPTMGPDGATSWSRNKDIILSFNQRFLYAGNLGGSHALHNRQSLNWNVGYTFSRQSSPDQRVIRLTESHPQVATGDTTLQWRARGLPAGLSDDNYNMPLKQGIISRLWMRNSEGNYNASADYVFRWKPSLSIKVGTFHQFKERRLYRRIYTVQDGSVTDLARIKPSDHWVNPTLARFHEQDLSELWSEKYLRDDLTGLWVADRTTGSDSYLGTEQNNSGYLAIQFAPNKRAFELYGGLRYEYNRQKIGAAIPPVSGESSTSWSSLNYPIFIDNPVGTWLPSVNVAWRPTQSWVIRGSYGKTVNRTEFREVAPYRELDYENNVEIMGNTRLQSATVNNYDWRAEYYPKENKEGEMISVGLFFKQLHHPIERINTAIRVSDADFPTISFQNAASATIKGLEVEIHKKLDFIPGALFRHFSFIGNLALIKSETRNDTTGLASLSLSGDKRPLQGQAPYIVNAGLYYDNIGWGTRISAIYNTTGTSIYAAGRGYEYNRFGKGPTYRGSLLELPRHNLDIAITQRLIKSLQVKFSIQNLLDQDILMAEDFNFSNKYEPLRILPGTNPETGRVNAEGDNITQRYKRGRYFLMNFSYSF, encoded by the coding sequence ATGCAAAAAGTAGTACAACTACTTCGCTTCATGCGATTTATTAAGCACATACCGGCGCGAACGGCATGTATGCTGCTTATCTTCAGTAGTTTCCTTTCATTAACAGCTGGCGCACAGGATTTTCAGAATAGCAAGGTCAACCTCGAATTGAAAAGTGTTTCCCTTAAAGAAGCCTTTGCAGATATACAGAAACAAAGTGGTATCCGTTTCATTTATGACCAGGACATTAAAAAATATGATGCCCTGAAGATCACGCAAAGCGTTAAGGATATCACGGTTAAAAGAGCCGTGGAACTCATACTAAAAGGCACCAACCTGCAATATGTACCGGAAGGCAGCCATGTAATGATCAGCGAAAAGCCGATGTCCAAATCTCCGGTCAGCCCAAACGCAGCAGCCGGTCAGGGACAGGGAACCGGCGGTCTTAAAGGCCGCATCGTGGAGTTTGAAACTTCACAGCCCCTGCCCGGCGCTTCCGTACAGATTCAGGAGCTAAACAAGGGAACTATTTCAGACAGCACGGGGTATTATCGTTTTACCGGTATACCAGCAGGACGCTATACCTTAAAAGTATCCTTTGTAAGTTATACTACCGAAAATCAAAGGATAGAAGTAAAAGTCAATCGCGACGAAGTGTACAATGCCAGGCTGCAAGGCAATAGTCAATTGGGAGAAGTGGTGATCACCGGCACGCAAAAAACGCGTACACCAGTGGCACATACTTCAGAGAGGCAGGTGCTGGAAGAAGTGAAACAGGCATCAATAGTGGTTTCTGCAATTTCTTCCGAACAAATCAGTAAAAGTGCTGATCGCAATGCCGCCGAAGTGATACAGAAAATAGCAGGCGTCAGTGTAGCAGATGATAAATTTGTGATTGTACGTGGATTAAACCCCCGCTACAATCTCACTTACCTGAATGATAATGTGGCGCCTGGTACCGAAATTTATAGCCGTGCTTTTGCGCTTGACCTGATTCCCAGCAGAATCATTGACAAAGTACTGGTCTATAAATCCAGTGGCCCGGAAACATTGGCCGACGCGACTGGTGGCGTGGTGAAAATATATACCAAGGATGCGGGAAATATAAAACATTTTGATGTAGAATTCCAGGTTGGATACCATGATCGTACTACCTTCAACAAGCATTTTCTAACCTATAACGGAGGAAAATCGGACTGGCTGGGATGGGATGATGGTACGCGAAAATTGCCTTCGTCTGTTCCCGGTTACGACCAGCTGTCGCTGGCCCGGCTTAGCCCCTCCGACTATTCAAAAACCTTCGGATCTACACTCAGTCTTAAGCAAACTACAGCACTGCCGAATTTTCAGCTTACCACAAACTTTTACAACTCCCTGAAGGTAGCCGGTAAAAGAATAGCTGTACTCACCTCCTTCAGTTATAAAAACGATTGGCTCCGCACCAACCTTTATCGCCAGGAAGGTTATCCCGAAGTATCTTCCTTTACCAATGACAAAACAACTGTGGATGACAAAAATACGCAAACTGCACAACTGAATCTGCTTCAGAACTTCACGCTTAAACTCAGTGACAGTAGCAAAATTTTCTTCAAAAACTTCCTACTACAGCAAGGGATCAACAATACGATTTCCAGGATAAGTTATCCAACTATGGGGCCTGACGGCGCTACTTCCTGGTCACGTAATAAAGATATCATCTTATCCTTTAATCAGCGTTTCCTCTATGCTGGCAATTTGGGCGGAAGCCATGCTTTACACAACCGGCAATCACTGAACTGGAATGTGGGTTATACATTCAGCAGACAAAGCTCTCCCGACCAGCGCGTAATCAGATTAACGGAAAGTCATCCTCAGGTCGCTACAGGCGATACTACCCTGCAATGGCGGGCAAGAGGCTTACCAGCAGGTCTTTCAGACGACAATTACAACATGCCTTTGAAACAAGGGATCATATCCCGTTTGTGGATGCGTAACAGTGAAGGCAATTACAATGCTTCCGCTGATTATGTGTTCCGGTGGAAACCTTCACTGTCAATCAAGGTAGGTACTTTTCACCAGTTTAAAGAGCGGCGTTTATACCGCCGGATTTATACGGTGCAGGATGGAAGTGTTACTGACCTTGCCCGGATCAAACCTTCTGATCACTGGGTGAACCCAACGTTGGCAAGATTTCATGAACAGGATCTCTCCGAATTGTGGAGTGAAAAATATCTGCGTGATGACTTAACAGGACTTTGGGTGGCCGATCGCACCACTGGCAGCGACAGTTACCTGGGAACGGAACAAAACAACAGTGGTTACCTGGCTATTCAGTTTGCACCTAACAAGCGTGCGTTTGAGCTTTATGGTGGTTTACGGTATGAATACAATCGTCAGAAGATTGGCGCCGCCATCCCCCCGGTGTCCGGTGAATCTTCAACATCGTGGTCTTCACTCAATTACCCCATATTCATTGATAATCCGGTAGGCACCTGGCTTCCATCTGTCAACGTTGCCTGGCGACCAACCCAAAGCTGGGTGATCAGAGGTAGTTACGGAAAAACTGTGAACCGCACTGAATTCAGAGAGGTAGCTCCGTATCGTGAACTGGACTATGAAAACAATGTGGAAATCATGGGAAATACAAGGTTGCAATCTGCTACTGTCAACAACTATGATTGGCGGGCCGAATATTATCCGAAGGAAAACAAGGAAGGGGAAATGATCAGCGTTGGGCTTTTCTTTAAGCAACTTCACCATCCCATTGAACGTATCAATACGGCTATTCGGGTAAGCGACGCCGATTTTCCAACTATCTCTTTCCAGAATGCCGCTTCTGCCACTATAAAAGGATTGGAAGTAGAGATACATAAAAAACTGGACTTTATTCCTGGTGCACTGTTCCGCCACTTTTCCTTTATTGGGAATCTGGCCCTTATCAAAAGTGAAACCCGGAATGACACCACCGGTCTGGCCAGCCTGTCGCTTTCAGGCGATAAACGTCCCTTGCAGGGGCAAGCTCCTTATATCGTCAATGCCGGATTGTATTACGATAATATAGGCTGGGGTACGCGTATATCAGCTATTTACAATACTACTGGTACCAGTATCTACGCAGCAGGAAGGGGATACGAATATAATCGGTTTGGTAAGGGACCCACTTATCGCGGAAGTTTGCTGGAACTACCTCGTCATAACCTTGATATTGCCATTACACAGCGTTTGATCAAAAGCCTTCAGGTGAAGTTCAGCATCCAGAATCTGCTGGATCAGGATATACTCATGGCAGAAGACTTCAACTTCAGTAATAAGTATGAACCGCTGCGTATACTACCCGGAACGAATCCGGAAACCGGCCGTGTGAACGCCGAAGGGGACAATATAACGCAGCGCTATAAACGCGGACGCTACTTTTTAATGAATTTTTCCTATTCGTTTTGA
- a CDS encoding RNA polymerase sigma-70 factor: MDYKQASDIELWYCCQQDDIRAYSELFDRYAKSLYRQAIAYVHNEMDAEELVMDLMLNLWEKRGHLKAHAGNNVKAYLMLSMRNRIINHLQKNIPDMSSIDLLEEDRLVDSRQADYGIISRDMETIYESEVDKLSPQRQKVFRLSREKNLSYAEIAAELNLSVNTVENYMVSALNTLRENTREYQSFVTLLVFLLVQ, translated from the coding sequence ATGGATTATAAGCAGGCATCAGATATTGAGTTATGGTATTGTTGTCAGCAGGATGACATTCGGGCTTATAGTGAGCTGTTCGACCGGTATGCAAAATCGCTGTACCGGCAGGCTATCGCCTACGTCCATAACGAAATGGATGCGGAAGAACTGGTAATGGATCTGATGCTGAACCTTTGGGAAAAACGGGGACATTTGAAAGCCCATGCAGGCAACAACGTTAAAGCCTACCTGATGCTTTCCATGCGCAACCGCATCATTAACCATCTTCAAAAAAATATCCCGGACATGTCTTCCATCGATTTGCTCGAAGAAGACAGGCTCGTTGATAGCCGACAGGCTGACTATGGGATCATCTCCAGGGATATGGAAACCATCTACGAATCCGAGGTTGATAAGTTAAGCCCACAACGACAAAAAGTTTTCCGTCTTAGCCGGGAAAAGAACCTCAGCTATGCGGAGATCGCGGCAGAACTGAACCTGTCTGTCAATACTGTAGAGAACTACATGGTATCTGCCCTTAATACCCTCCGAGAAAACACCCGTGAATACCAATCGTTCGTTACGCTCCTAGTGTTCCTGTTGGTACAATAA
- a CDS encoding TonB-dependent receptor has translation MFLFHRFLLVSLLLFNVAGLYAQENKLPKVALKGIVISADDNAPLPGATVILQRDDSTVLNTTITSDSGSFTFEVPAKNNYIIRVRYIRFNDYLSGLVNVSGEAVDLGRISLSQTGKLLEGVTITANRKKKLIEIREDRIIYNAGSDISNKAGTAADVLRKAPMLTVEASGEVKMRGNANIKVLLNGMPSAIMAKNLKEALKTIPASSIVSIEVINNPSAKYEAEGAAGVINIITKKKMKGTSGNLDLSGGNMEQSGDLGLNIATGKFNFSFMLNMSHEKERNTSVSERNSLANGKIIGNLLQEMDAKRSSRGGYGSFTTEYRVDSLQKIEAGISFWKGNWPEKSDLHSRYRSSTENTEYTQKSDQGGSFSSYELSLNYQKKFTRKGQELQFIGQASRSDDKSAYITDQYLMNGTHAFREESPNIGSSTDWSLQTDYSHPLNKSGKSTIETGVRYLGNNAKSDYKVFNSLNPADTSRSNVMSYFQEIFSAYVSINLRTANGWGFRPGLRYENTRLGGDFTNNTSSFRSGYSNWVPGLLITKKFNDEQEMKLNYTERIRRPWIWDLNPYVNASDPKNITAGNPYLKPELTRMFELGYAYSAAFGFSLNSSIYFNTNSNAIESIATVDTAGVSYTTSQNIAANSRLGMNIDISLPLNAQWNLNAGAELFYQKFKSKTLNLQHYGNFYTLRLNSTYELPKDISLLISGDYGNGYITLQGTNSANYSYRIAVQKEIFDKKASLTLSANNLFQNNLMQKSTATAPTFQSNTTSWFYNRSVSLSFSWRFGGLHSTEKSENRFSGQDAGKPAHRGKQ, from the coding sequence ATGTTTCTGTTTCATAGATTCCTGCTTGTTTCATTGCTCCTTTTTAATGTTGCAGGCCTTTATGCCCAGGAGAATAAGTTGCCCAAAGTAGCCCTTAAAGGTATAGTAATAAGCGCTGATGATAATGCTCCACTGCCAGGAGCTACAGTTATTCTTCAAAGAGACGACAGCACTGTATTAAATACAACAATAACATCGGACAGTGGTTCATTTACTTTTGAGGTGCCGGCTAAAAACAACTACATCATCCGCGTAAGGTACATTAGGTTTAATGACTATCTTTCGGGCCTTGTCAATGTGTCCGGAGAGGCCGTAGATCTTGGCCGGATAAGCCTTTCGCAGACGGGCAAACTTCTTGAAGGCGTTACCATAACTGCCAACAGGAAGAAGAAGCTGATAGAAATCCGGGAAGACCGGATCATTTACAATGCCGGCTCTGATATCAGCAATAAAGCAGGAACAGCCGCTGATGTATTGCGCAAAGCGCCGATGCTTACTGTAGAAGCAAGCGGTGAAGTAAAAATGCGGGGCAACGCTAATATCAAGGTACTGCTCAATGGAATGCCATCTGCTATTATGGCTAAAAATCTGAAAGAAGCGCTGAAAACGATTCCTGCAAGCAGTATCGTATCCATTGAAGTGATCAACAACCCGTCTGCCAAATATGAGGCGGAGGGTGCAGCCGGGGTAATCAATATCATTACAAAGAAGAAAATGAAAGGTACCAGCGGAAATCTTGATCTGTCGGGTGGAAACATGGAACAGTCCGGCGACCTCGGGTTGAATATCGCAACAGGAAAATTCAATTTTTCATTCATGCTGAATATGAGTCATGAGAAAGAGCGCAATACTTCGGTATCAGAGAGGAATTCCCTCGCCAATGGAAAGATTATCGGGAATCTATTACAGGAAATGGATGCTAAACGCAGCAGCAGAGGAGGTTATGGTAGCTTTACCACCGAATACCGGGTGGATTCACTGCAAAAAATTGAAGCAGGAATTTCATTCTGGAAAGGTAATTGGCCGGAAAAAAGTGATCTTCATAGTCGTTATAGAAGTAGTACAGAAAATACTGAGTATACCCAGAAAAGTGACCAGGGTGGTTCTTTCAGCTCTTATGAGCTTTCATTGAATTACCAGAAGAAGTTCACGCGAAAGGGGCAAGAGCTTCAGTTCATTGGTCAGGCAAGCAGATCAGACGACAAATCGGCGTACATCACCGACCAATACCTGATGAATGGTACGCACGCGTTCAGAGAAGAAAGTCCTAATATTGGCAGTAGTACAGACTGGAGCCTACAGACAGATTATTCGCATCCATTGAACAAATCCGGTAAGAGTACCATTGAAACCGGCGTGCGGTATCTGGGAAATAATGCTAAAAGCGATTATAAAGTATTCAATAGCCTGAATCCTGCAGATACCTCCAGGTCAAATGTAATGAGTTATTTCCAGGAAATCTTCTCGGCATATGTCAGCATTAACCTGAGAACAGCCAATGGCTGGGGATTTCGCCCGGGGCTGCGATATGAAAATACCCGGCTGGGAGGAGACTTCACCAACAATACCTCTTCGTTCCGCTCAGGCTACAGCAATTGGGTGCCAGGCCTGCTTATAACAAAGAAGTTCAATGATGAGCAGGAAATGAAACTGAATTACACCGAACGGATCCGCAGACCATGGATATGGGATTTGAATCCTTATGTAAATGCCAGCGATCCGAAAAACATTACCGCCGGGAATCCTTATCTGAAACCCGAGTTGACGCGGATGTTTGAGCTGGGATATGCTTACAGTGCGGCATTCGGATTCTCATTAAACAGCAGCATTTATTTCAACACAAACAGTAATGCCATAGAATCTATTGCTACAGTAGATACAGCGGGTGTTTCGTACACTACCTCCCAGAACATTGCAGCAAATAGCAGACTGGGCATGAACATCGATATATCCCTGCCGCTTAATGCTCAATGGAACCTGAATGCTGGTGCTGAGTTATTTTATCAGAAGTTTAAAAGCAAAACTCTAAATCTTCAGCATTACGGTAATTTTTATACACTCAGATTGAACAGCACTTATGAGCTGCCAAAGGACATCAGCCTGCTAATTTCAGGCGATTATGGGAATGGTTATATTACGCTGCAGGGAACAAATTCAGCCAACTATTCCTATCGCATTGCTGTACAAAAAGAGATATTCGATAAGAAAGCCAGTCTGACACTTAGCGCGAATAACCTGTTTCAGAATAATCTTATGCAGAAGAGCACTGCCACTGCACCTACTTTCCAAAGTAACACCACCAGCTGGTTCTATAACCGTTCTGTTTCATTATCCTTTAGCTGGCGATTTGGCGGATTGCATAGCACAGAGAAGAGTGAGAATAGATTTTCCGGGCAGGATGCCGGTAAGCCTGCTCACAGAGGAAAACAGTAG
- a CDS encoding histidine kinase: MLLNRKWQNNIYLQEIIIFIAMFILTMLHEWIWIDSVLNFFKGLAFFILLYMQAQAHRFFIFPFFLKKDFVSYTLLTFLTTFAGAFLLFEIDYRWVQPGLYQEDSVAAELIYHFVICIISTYTIMSLFLMRQYMTELQRRNQDQLLLSEMNMKFLHAQLNPHFFFNMLNNLYGVSLADPARTPGLIIKLSDLMRYQIENANKFTVSLYDEVSFIRNYIDLERERIGKRCDIRFEYPESKNFLEQYQVAPLLLIVLVENAFKHSITNGSWFVHVFIVPKHDQLEINIHNSMPDENLKRKSTGIGLNNIRQRLEFLYKGEYLFLTSQDKQAHQTTLILRLKNNING, encoded by the coding sequence ATGTTATTGAATAGAAAATGGCAGAATAATATATATCTACAGGAAATAATCATCTTTATCGCCATGTTCATCCTGACCATGCTGCACGAATGGATCTGGATAGATAGCGTTTTGAATTTCTTCAAGGGCCTGGCGTTTTTTATCCTGCTATATATGCAGGCCCAGGCACACCGTTTTTTTATTTTCCCTTTCTTTTTGAAAAAGGATTTTGTATCGTATACATTGCTTACCTTTTTAACAACCTTTGCAGGCGCGTTTCTTCTTTTCGAGATCGACTATCGTTGGGTACAGCCTGGTTTGTATCAGGAAGATAGTGTAGCTGCTGAATTGATATATCATTTCGTGATTTGCATTATCAGCACGTATACTATCATGTCGCTCTTTTTAATGAGGCAATATATGACGGAACTGCAAAGGCGGAATCAGGATCAGCTGTTACTAAGCGAAATGAATATGAAATTTTTACATGCCCAGCTTAACCCGCATTTCTTTTTTAATATGCTGAATAATCTATACGGTGTCAGTCTTGCAGATCCGGCGAGAACGCCAGGGTTGATTATCAAATTATCCGATTTAATGAGATACCAGATCGAGAATGCTAATAAGTTCACTGTATCCTTATATGATGAAGTATCTTTCATCAGGAATTATATAGATCTTGAAAGAGAAAGAATAGGGAAGCGGTGTGATATCAGATTTGAGTATCCCGAAAGCAAAAACTTTCTTGAACAATATCAGGTGGCTCCGCTGCTGCTGATTGTTCTGGTCGAGAATGCATTTAAACACAGCATAACCAATGGAAGCTGGTTTGTACATGTGTTTATCGTGCCTAAGCATGATCAGCTGGAAATAAATATACATAATTCCATGCCCGACGAGAACCTGAAACGCAAGTCTACCGGTATAGGGTTGAATAATATCAGGCAACGGCTCGAGTTTCTCTATAAAGGAGAATACCTGTTTCTGACTTCACAGGATAAACAGGCCCACCAGACAACATTGATTTTGCGATTAAAAAATAATATAAATGGATAA